tattattttcaatacacagagtcgcttgtaatgatatttttaggggggacaagcctcagatagggggggtcctgccccgggatttacgcctatgcgtacgccgattttaatcgaaatacacaggcatgtaaacaccttaatcgcagtattgctgctctgaccaaagtgcgcatgcgcttgtgacatgaataacgtgacacgcacctgtaataatacggagattagaaacgatggaggggaagaaagcatcgcattctgaggaaaacacaacaagctgccagcagtctctgttccttaccctcatccagaaacggcgagtagaacgcgacggcagcgtataatcaaacaaattctatcacatttctatggcgccgaaaaagcgtggaatacagccatacaaaatcattatgcattagacgtaaataaattaaaacagcgaccaacactgctctttctgagtccatcatttgtgctgtccagtggggtatgtgaatattggcagtaaaaacaaattaaccacaattcttagcgaataatggaaattgcatgtaaacgggagtaagagctttgctcttgacatgtaaacatcataatgcgattaagtccttactctgattattggaaataatcgcaatattcatgcgcatgtaaacgcagtcaAAGAGAGGTGTGCTGTCTGTTGTCTCCCTTCCACGATCTCCAGCAAAACAAGGTTATAGTCACAATCTGTCCAAGAACTGTTCCATTGCCCTTGATACTCACCTGTCATTACCCTCTGCTTCAGTTGCTGTCAATAAAGATACCTGTTTATATTCTAATCCTCTGAGTCTCTTTCCGTGACCCCAACAGCAGTTATGTGCgactacattatatttttaaaacatttagtagtctaaattgtttaatttcaaGAGCTAATTGTTTTACAGCTGGTTGTCACTCTTTTACACCAATAAAAATAGTTGAGAAATTGATTTCTGAAGTCAGTTTGTTAATAAGCAAATACCTTAAAGTCTTGACTATTGAACATTTCCTCTGTTATTAGCTGGGAAAAAATGTACAGTCTAGGAGTTTGATTATATGAACTAAATCACACATTAAGCATCATTGTCAGATACAATGATGAATGGCCTTTAATATTGATGTGCAGCTGttaattttttgcatttaacatgtaaatatttgatTGTAGCAAACAAATTAACGGAGGAAAAAATAAAGAGGTTCTTTTGGAAAAGGCCTGGCATTATTAttggacatttttattataataattgatTACATTgtcctatttatattttatgtcttttttgttttcagtaaataaatacacacaccaAGACTGCCACGGCCACACAGTGTGGTTAAACTGAATCACAAACCAAAACCAGAAACTTGTTCCATGGTCACTTGACAAACAGAGTCGCTCACCTTTGTCTCGAGTTCAGTGTTTCTCCAAAACCTTTATACATCGCTGTGTCTCACACTCGTCTAAACCTCAAACAGAAACAGTAGCTCTGCAGTTTGTCTGAATATCTAACGAACGTGAATGTCCAACAGTTAATAAACTGAACTGTCAGGGCCGCTTCAATCTAGAGTCATTCTCAGAGGATTTGACCAaagaaacaaacacttttactgAAGTACTGAAAACTAGACCTCATggaaaaagtgaaagaaaaacaagaagaTAAAACTAGACATTCACATTAGAGTCTGTATAGAGATGAAGTCTTTACTGCAAACACAGACATGAACAcagctcaaccaatcagattcaagggCCAAAACTAATAGCTGTATAATGAATATAACATTTTCAAATTATGTTTATGATtaacattttctttaatttattttattttcatttttgtaaaatgtaaaacttcTACACAGACTGATTTTTAGTCTAAAAGAGGAAAACAAGGAAAAACCAGACAATGTTCAGTTCAAAAGTGAACATTTCAGCCTTTCAcatttctttctgttttctgttgCAGTTATTTCCTGTTGTTAAATATTCATCACACCTCAAATCTTTACTGAATATAGTGTTTGTACAAATGTTTCTCAGTCTTGAGTTTCGTCTTGACTTTGTTCTTgagtgtaaaataaaacagcgaCCTCCAGTGGTTGCTCCACAGAAGCCCCGCTTTATTTTACAAAGACAATTTATTCACAGCGTCAggttttcaaaacacaaatgaaatgtcatttattgtttatttaaatctaaAGCACTTTTCTGTCTCTTCTGAAGCTCCTTCATCTGTTATTGACTGAAGAAGAGAGAAGCTGCACACGGTTTGACAAGATCTGCTGCCACTGAGATGCTTCAACAAAACAGCTTCAGCAAACTGAGAGAGAAACGATGAGAAACAGACAATATATGACCATATATGagcacatattaatgttaaactaTAACTGTTATCATACAGCACTGTTTAGTTGTAACTATAGATTATTTTCACATGATCTGAAGCTCTAGCTCACGACTGAAATTAAAGAAACAGCAGTGAATGCGTGAGACGAAGGTAAGGATTTGTTTCTATGTATTAAATGTCTGTTCTCACCTGCGACTCTTTCACGTCTCTCCTGAAGCTTTCTTTACCTCCTCTGCTTGAGTTTGTGCAGCTCTTTATCAAACCTGAAACAGCAGTGAATTAAATGTATGACCAGAGAAAAATATGATATCAATGTATTATAAAGAAACCCATTtcagcaaacaaacaacagaaaaacagatAGAAAGTGTTATAGTTGTGTAGATATACAGCTTGTTTCTTTGTAGTTAcagtaatacatttatattctgaATAATTATCTAAAGTTAAATCCACACCTATTACAGCAATGCTGACAGAagcagtgatgatgatgatgatgatgatgatggtcaGATTTATCCATGATTTCTGGTCTTGTGGagcatcatgtgactctgatCCTGAAGTCTGATTCTTCAGGAAAGAgtctgtaaaatgtaaatgtattttattttaagtcagAACAATAAAACTATCAAAATATCATAGTTGTATATGTAATGAATGtaacaataaatacaaatataagtcattttaaattaaaatatttaacattaaactATGAAAACAACTCACTGTTGATGTAGATTTTGGTGCCGTTGCTGAATTTTTGTGGTTCACTAGTTTTGACACaataataaactcctaattcatCAGTgctgatatttctgatgaacAGGCGACTGTTAGTTTTCACTGAGTATTTGAGTTTGAAGATGCTGTTTTCATATTCAGCTCCTTCATATGTGCTGCTGTAAGTGCGTAAGATCAACACTGGAGGATCTGGTGATTTGTGTCTGTACCAGTAAATCTCCTCTATATCAAGATCACAGCTTATATTCACATCAGCTCCTAAAGTTACTACTGTGTTTGTTACACTCTCTGTGGCTTGAGACCACATCAACAGATCtatgagagaaagaaaaacacatttattcagaTATAGAACTTGAAAGAAAACCCATTTAATGACTCATCTAACGTGATAAACTCAGATGTGAAACTGTATGATCGTCTGATTCAGATGAATATCTTCAATACTTTGATCGTACTGTGAACGGAAACACTATGACACCTCAAGTACCGAGACAAGAGAGGAAGTCAGAACGGAACTCACGCTCACAGCActtttatttagtcattttgcacaGTTTTACAATCCTGGAACAATTTAGAAATTATTGCACTCTtggtttgttttctgaaaacaacaaaaaattaacACCAGTGTCTGCATTTGTGCTGCAGATGTGATACTGCAGTTGTGCAGCTGTTATTTACACGTTCACAGGATCAGAGTTGACTCTGGATTTGACCACTGAACCTAATCTAAACTCGAGgttggatttgttttttttttgtcatcttgAAACCAGCTCTGTAACTCAGTCACTGAATCAATCCTGAATCTCTGTGTTATTATTAGCAGCCTCACATTTATCAGACTTTTCTGCTTTTGACTCCTTCTCTGAAACAAACTCATGTCACATTAATATGTTTGAAAATAGTTTCACAGATTATAGAAACTGTGGTTATGATGCTAAAATATACATACTGAATTTGAAGTGCTCAGTGAAGTGTTGATGGAGCATtgggcttaaaaaaaaaaagtgtgcacCATGTGGTCAGAGTGAATTTGAGTTCCTCTTCTTGAATTTTTTGTGCTGTTGTCTATGCTTCAGATCTGTATATTCCATATTGATGTGTTTTAAACACGGCAACAACATGAGGATCATCCAGCTTCAGTTCTGTGCGTTTATTACatgatattaatatatttatgattattaattGTGCAACATTGCCATAAATCATGTAATGTTATGACCTCACAGTGGGTTTAATCTGATAATCTTaattctgaatttaaaaaaaatatatcttataaatgtattaatttgttGTCAGTATGGAGTTCAGATCTACTAACTGATTTGGTATCAAATGTGAGCCTAAAAATTGTGATCTTGATGAAAATGAGGTTTATtggattttattgaaaacacCAGATCCTCCAACAGTGATTCTACGATCAATGTCAGCTACAACATCACCTTTTTACTTCAATACAACATTCAGAAAGAAATATTAAGTGCAGTTTAAACATCGTCTGGTTATAAATAATTTGATTGCTGatgaattaggagtttattactGTATGAACACACGTGCACCTCCAAAACTCAGCAACAGCAGCAGAATGTACTTCACTGGTGAGTTCATTTACTCCtttaataatcaaaacatactgaTGATGATCACTGCTTACATTTGCCATTTACAGCTTTTTCTTTTAACACACTTTCTTTAGAAGCAGCTCAACTAACTGAGCGTCACAATCATGCAGCGGTGGAGTTTATTGATCGTTCTGCTGATCGGTGAGTTATTATTCTTATTACATGAAATTAGGAAATTAATTATAGTGTGGTGCCAttgtaaaaatatcaaaatgatgATGCATCTTTCCAATAGGCggggcatttatttatttttctacatGAATAAGTCTTTTACTATTATATGTGtctcaaaatgttttgttacagCTGAAGAATTTTGAATctgaattatttgttttatttgtatgacATTCATGATGCTGATCTACTGCAGACACGAGTTACATATCAGCCTCAAGACTAAACCAATCAggtaaatgacataaaataatcattaatataattatgattgtcattttaaataatttctactTTTAAGGTTTACTAtcaattatttcaaaataaatcttATTGTAAGACAAATATATTCTATATCTCATGCTCTCTCTGTATATGTAACAAGCCATTGTTCAGTCAAaaattcaatataataattaaaataaatgatggaCTTTGTCAAAGATGAGAGCTTTAGTGAGGAAATGTTGTTTAggagaggtttttttttaatttttaatttttttttaccattgcTGGATCTTCTCAATTTCCAACTGCTTTTCCAGATGTTGAAACTCCTCAGTTTGTCCAATTCTTCTGAGTGTGTTCACTGCAGAGCCGGCCCAAGGCATAAGCGAACATGAAatgacagtttattttattttattttaatttgtgatgTCAACGGACACTGGCAATTATATGAAAGCGcaatattaaacaattaaataatctataggctacatatcattttattatttccataGCAACGTGACTATGTTGATAATATATGCGCTGGATGCTGCCGTGTGGATCTGTCAGATTAACATCACGTAAATTCAGCTATTTCTCCCAAAATACATGAAAGCAAGTGGCTAGTTAGCTGGGAGAAAAACAGAGTAAACTTTATAGTAATCTACACAATGTATATTTGATAGGAATAAAACACGTCGTCCATTAATTGAAATGATTATTATTGCCGCTGTCCATAGAAATCAGTGTGCAGCCTATTTAACTACAcgctaaatgtattttttacttaATTGAAGTGTATTCaaatgtctgaaacctaaaataaactttattcagttgaaaacactgaacagatatgaaatatgaaaagcaCTGAGCgcgtctttcttttttctttcttctgagctcgtctttctctgtctctgcgGCGCATCAAAGGGTTAAAATCGATCGTGTTTAAATAAGCTTCTGTTTCATAAACTGATAACAGCTTAACATTATTTACCTTAGCCTACATTTTGGGTCTTTGCTATTATATTCCAATATCATTATGCCTCAATTAGCTAGATATAGATTAagagttgttgttttatatatgtacAGATGCATGCTCTCTGctgtgtttaatatttattataaaaaaagtaTGACTTGTAATAAAAGTACAACTTCgattaatatttatgttgttaaaataacattctgTTCTGTAAATGCATTGTCTGCTGGTTTATTTAGCTATTCAGCACACCACATTAAGTATGCCATTTAATACTTTAAGACTTTAATGAATGTTAAAGTGCAAATTAACACCTGACCACTGTTGTAAGTTTGCAactgttacaattaaaaatcacagaAGGGTAAAAACGTGCCAGGCAGCACAgctacaacaaacaaaactgataATAGGTGTGTTAGATTTATAGTGTGTGAATAATCAAGCTTTGACAATAACCAGTCATATTGGCGGCACAGTGGGGCCCCCAAATAAAATTCTGCTTAGGGCTCCATAAAGGCTTGGGCCGGCCCTggttcactgtataaattaatatagaTTAATCTTTGTCAAAGCTGTGTTTGttctgttgtttgctctttCTCCTCTTCTTGCGCTGTTTTAAAATTGCTTGAGTTTGTAAACACGTACAAATTATAAAACTTTTACTCTATTATCTATTAAATTTTGCAATAAATCCTCTGAACACATGCATGCTGAACCATGGGCCTAGTCACGGATCACAACTATGATCTGCTCCCTTCACTAAAATGTCATGGTTCCTAAACATGATAACAAATAATATAGATAAATAATGAACACAAGTCAAAACGAAAACACAAGACCAAGTAGGAATGTCCTTTATCGTTTGTTGTTTGCCTACTGCTCTCTGACAGGTAAACTTAGTGCTCTCTCATGTAAAAACTAAATTCAAAACACAACAGTTACTGATATCTACTAACTAGGATATTATCCTAATATCGATAATATCGATACCAACGTTGATatcggtatcggatcgatactgGCCTGATTAGATCGATACTTTAGGTTAATTTTCTCTCCTCTACACTTAATATATTGCttaatacattcaacaaagaatagacagatctgtgtgtttatataccgCTCTTTTCACGTCTCGTATGCAAACATTACTGCTCCTCCCCTGctttagtgttttgttatgCCATTACGTGACTCAGCGGCTCCAAGCGCAAGTGGATATTATTGGCTACAGCGAGAGATGGAACGGTAGAAATTCGCTACTGTGGCAACAGCACCAAACTTATTAACCTTTTTCAATGTGGAAGTAAGCTTTTTTCATAGActgaatgtgcgagacttccacTTCATTAGGCACGGTAGGGAAATCATGAGGAAAAATAACAGTGCAATAAACGGTACAATTGTTTGTGCTATCCATAATTAAgacaattcaataaa
The sequence above is a segment of the Onychostoma macrolepis isolate SWU-2019 chromosome 22, ASM1243209v1, whole genome shotgun sequence genome. Coding sequences within it:
- the LOC131531035 gene encoding uncharacterized protein LOC131531035 is translated as MLHQHFTEHFKFNLLMWSQATESVTNTVVTLGADVNISCDLDIEEIYWYRHKSPDPPVLILRTYSSTYEGAEYENSIFKLKYSVKTNSRLFIRNISTDELGVYYCVKTSEPQKFSNGTKIYINNSFLKNQTSGSESHDAPQDQKSWINLTIIIIIIIITASVSIAVIGLIKSCTNSSRGGKESFRRDVKESQFAEAVLLKHLSGSRSCQTVCSFSLLQSITDEGASEETEKCFRFK